From Sporosarcina sp. Te-1, the proteins below share one genomic window:
- a CDS encoding multidrug efflux SMR transporter: protein MWWFLVVVAALFEVGWATGLKYANDGLTWTLTVVAIIISFGTLIIASTRLPAATVYAVFVGLGTLGTVAVDIIFFGADINVGVIVFVLLLLAGVVGLKSVTGSKKQQKEADML, encoded by the coding sequence ATGTGGTGGTTTTTGGTTGTAGTGGCAGCACTTTTTGAAGTGGGCTGGGCAACGGGATTGAAGTATGCAAATGATGGGCTCACATGGACTCTTACAGTCGTGGCGATAATTATCAGCTTTGGTACGTTAATTATCGCATCTACTCGACTTCCGGCCGCAACGGTCTATGCTGTCTTTGTAGGATTGGGTACATTAGGGACTGTTGCTGTTGACATCATCTTCTTCGGAGCTGACATTAATGTTGGAGTGATTGTGTTTGTTCTCTTGTTACTAGCCGGAGTAGTTGGATTAAAGTCTGTAACAGGCAGCAAAAAACAACAGAAGGAGGCTGACATGTTATGA
- a CDS encoding multidrug efflux SMR transporter, producing the protein MNWVILILAGLSEVVGVNGMQQVAAGKKGTGFTFMFLGFAISLSLLSIAMATIPLGVAYAVWTGMGTVGSVIIGMIFYNDSADRKRIFFLSLIIIAVIGLRVVSN; encoded by the coding sequence ATGAATTGGGTCATTCTCATTCTTGCAGGGCTATCAGAAGTGGTCGGGGTGAATGGCATGCAACAAGTAGCGGCTGGAAAAAAGGGAACCGGTTTTACTTTCATGTTTTTAGGATTTGCCATCAGTTTATCTTTGCTATCTATTGCTATGGCCACCATTCCATTAGGTGTTGCGTATGCAGTATGGACCGGAATGGGGACGGTTGGAAGTGTAATCATTGGGATGATTTTTTACAATGATTCAGCGGATCGCAAGCGTATTTTCTTTCTTTCATTGATTATTATTGCAGTGATCGGATTGCGAGTTGTCTCTAATTAA